From one Triticum urartu cultivar G1812 chromosome 3, Tu2.1, whole genome shotgun sequence genomic stretch:
- the LOC125544950 gene encoding uncharacterized protein LOC125544950, producing the protein MATQGWVAEKLVDWVKKNPGEGAKAAKTKLEGDFNFKLKYSKAWAGMKIALEQMHGKYEDSFQLLFNWKAEIEKRCPGSIVEIDLVKEKDKYYFNRVFVAFKPCIDGFLAGCRPYIGVDATALNGKYVGQLASATGVDGHNWLYYVAYAVFDSETTENWVWFMQQLRRAVGCPPGLVISSDACKGLENAVDKVFPKCEYRECMRHLYQNFMKKFHGKVYTDHLYPAARGFIEHKFRWHMQKIFEADPSDIEYLEKHHNRIWYRCAFGVDSKVDYLTNNISESFNKQIKDLKGLNLCELLDRIRELIMVKFNVRRHVGRYLAGIILPEVLKRLNALSKTIGPHKVAWNTEHEAEITLYDVKAYDQRHTVDLKQRTCSCRKFQVSGQPCIHALTFICSMRGAKIESFVDEYYSVAKFRAAYAGALPTMTDRTQWEQVDLGFLVYPPIQEKRPPGRPRVQRIRGFLEDPGRKVVKCKKCGRNGHFAKTCNLPPLVIAEPPPMEHTPTKRKRDATAAEEEVVEDDEPIANYKRYNTNLCSFFYHKLYL; encoded by the exons ATGGCAACACAAGGTTGGGTTGCAGAGAAGCTTGTTGATTGGGTGAAGAAAAACCCAGGAGAGGGAGCAAAGGCAGCGAAAACTAAGTTGGAGGGTGACTTCAACTTCAAGCTGAAGTATTCCAAAGCTTGGGCAGGTATGAAGATAGCTCTGGAACAAATGCATGGTAAATATGAGGATAGTTTTCAATTGTTGTTCAATTGGAAAGCAGAGATAGAGAAGAGATGCCCTGGTAGTATTGTTGAGATTGATTTGGTCAAGGAAAAAGATAAGTACTATTTCAATAGAGTCTTTGTAGCTTTCAAACCCTGCATAGATGGTTTCTTAGCTGGATGTCGACCATACATAGGAGTAGATGCAACTGCACTGAATGGCAAATATGTTGGTCAATTAGCATCAGCGACCGGAGTTGATGGACACAACTGGTTGTATTATGTAGCATATGCCGTATTTGATTCAGAAACTACAGAAAACTGGGTATGGTTTATGCAGCAGCTGCGCAGGGCTGTAGGATGTCCACCAGGGCTAGTAATTTCCAGTGATGCTTGCAAGGGACTAGAAAATGCAGTTGACAAAGTATTCCCCAAGTGCGAATATAGGGAGTGTATGCGCCATTTATACCAAAATTTTATGAAAAAATTCCATGGTAAAGTGTACACAGACCATTTGTACCCAGCTGCTAGGGGATTCATAGAGCACAAGTTCAGATGGCATATGCAAAAGATATTTGAGGCTGATCCAAGTGATATCGAGTACCTTGAGAAACACCACAATAGGATTTGGTATAGGTGTGCCTTTGGTGTGGATAGCAAGGTTGATTATCTCACTAACAACATTTCTGAAAGTTTTAACAAGCAGATCAAAGACTTGAAAGGGCTAAATTTGTGTGAGCTACTAGATAGGATTAGAGAGCTAATAATGGTGAAGTTCAATGTGAGGAGGCATGTTGGTAGGTATTTGGCCGGCATAATCTTGCCTGAGGTTCTCAAGAGGCTCAATGCACTCAGTAAAACAATTGGGCCCCATAAAGTGGCGTGGAATACCGAACATGAGGCAGAGATTACACTATATGATGTGAAAGCATATGACCAGAGGCACACTGTTGATCTAAAACAGAGAACATGCTCATGTCGGAAATTTCAAGTTTCTGGGCAGCCTTGCATTCATGCATTGACTTTCATTTGTTCAATGAGGGGCGCAAAGATTGAGTCCTTTGTTGATGAGTATTACAGCGTGGCAAAATTTCGAGCTGCTTATGCTGGGGCACTGCCAACCATGACTGATAGGACACAATGGGAGCAAGTTGACCTTGGATTCCTTGTTTACCCACCTATACAAGAGAAAAGGCCACCTGGAAGGCCCAGGGTTCAAAGAATTAGAGGATTTCTTGAAGACCCAGGAAGAAAAGTGGTTAAATGCAAAAAATGTGGTCGAAATGGCCACTTTGCAAAAACTTGCAATCTCCCTCCTTTAGTTATTGCAGAACCACCACCAATGGAGCACACTCCTACTAAAAG AAAGAGAGATGCTACTGCAGCCGAGGAGGAAGTTGTGGAAGATGACGAACCTATAGCAAATTATAAAAGGTATAATACTAACTTATGTTCATTCTTTTACCACAAATTATATTTATGA